A DNA window from Luteolibacter luteus contains the following coding sequences:
- a CDS encoding SLC13 family permease yields MTWEIGLTLAVIVVTLIAFIREWAAPDVIALTVLCGVVALGLIDPSKMTEVFKNEAPLTIAALFVIGGALERSGAVDHIGHILKTKLSGNLRWAILWFSVLTAFFSAWMNNTAIVAILLPVNLGFARSKNIPASRLLMPLSYTSILGGCCTLIGTSTNLLVNGALKDLGERPMTMFELAPVGIPLAIAGIAYLVIFGPKLIPARSSISGSLDIENRTTPLYHILVEEDSPMVGKPLLDTPLFDREGGVHLLEIRRNGQRIMRPMNTITVEKYDRFLVAVHSRNKRTVKPEELFASIRAQVLSTVDGLVTELVVRDESSLNGQTLARSDFRQKYNAVVLAVHRDGVNITKQLASVPLEIGDTLLVITPAHNLDEIEDTKDFILTDKPVDDTPPPPKHHSRIAWATLIGVVAVATITDLVNGVNPSFPVVPIHYASLVGALALLWLKVITPRDAYASVDWQVMLMLYGLLGLGMAMQATGTAEYLAETLVKVTRTMFSPEHLPLATLWLVFLLTLLLTEVLSNNATAVMMVPIVVKLAHELGVDSRPFVMGVTVAASTAFALPMGYQTHLMVYGPGGYRFSDFLRVGIPLNIICWVVACLVIPLVWPFH; encoded by the coding sequence ATGACTTGGGAAATCGGACTCACCCTGGCGGTCATCGTCGTGACCCTCATCGCCTTCATCCGCGAATGGGCTGCGCCGGATGTCATCGCACTCACCGTTCTTTGCGGCGTCGTGGCCTTGGGGCTGATCGACCCGTCGAAGATGACGGAAGTCTTTAAAAATGAAGCGCCGCTTACCATCGCGGCGCTTTTTGTGATCGGGGGCGCGCTGGAGAGGTCTGGAGCGGTCGATCACATCGGCCACATCTTGAAAACCAAGCTGTCCGGGAATCTACGCTGGGCCATTTTGTGGTTTTCCGTGCTGACCGCCTTCTTCAGTGCGTGGATGAACAACACGGCCATCGTGGCCATCCTGCTGCCGGTGAACCTCGGCTTCGCCCGCAGCAAGAACATCCCGGCCTCCCGGCTGCTGATGCCGCTTTCCTATACCTCCATCTTGGGTGGCTGCTGCACCCTGATCGGCACCTCCACGAACCTGCTCGTGAACGGTGCGCTGAAGGACCTCGGCGAGCGGCCGATGACCATGTTCGAGCTCGCACCGGTGGGTATCCCGCTGGCGATCGCGGGTATCGCCTATCTGGTCATCTTCGGCCCCAAGCTTATTCCAGCCCGTTCCTCAATCAGCGGTAGTCTGGACATCGAGAACCGCACCACGCCGCTTTATCATATCTTGGTGGAAGAAGACTCTCCGATGGTGGGCAAGCCGCTGTTGGATACCCCGCTCTTTGACCGAGAGGGAGGAGTGCACCTGCTTGAGATCCGTCGCAACGGGCAGCGCATCATGCGGCCGATGAATACCATCACGGTCGAGAAATACGATCGCTTTTTGGTGGCCGTGCACAGCCGGAACAAGAGGACGGTGAAGCCGGAAGAACTCTTCGCCTCGATCCGTGCGCAGGTGCTCTCCACAGTTGACGGGCTGGTGACGGAGCTGGTGGTGCGGGATGAGTCGTCCCTTAACGGACAGACCTTGGCGCGCTCCGATTTCCGCCAGAAATACAATGCCGTGGTGCTGGCAGTGCATCGCGATGGGGTGAACATCACCAAACAGCTGGCCAGCGTGCCTCTGGAGATCGGTGATACCTTGCTCGTCATCACTCCGGCCCACAACCTCGATGAAATCGAGGATACGAAGGACTTCATCCTCACCGACAAGCCGGTCGATGACACTCCACCACCGCCGAAGCATCATTCCCGGATTGCTTGGGCGACTCTGATTGGCGTGGTGGCCGTGGCCACGATCACGGATCTGGTGAACGGGGTGAACCCGAGCTTTCCGGTGGTCCCGATCCACTACGCTTCGCTGGTTGGCGCGCTGGCACTCCTTTGGTTGAAGGTGATCACTCCGCGCGATGCCTACGCGAGCGTGGACTGGCAGGTCATGCTGATGCTTTACGGCCTGCTGGGACTCGGCATGGCGATGCAGGCGACGGGCACGGCGGAGTATCTCGCGGAGACCTTGGTGAAAGTCACAAGGACGATGTTCTCACCCGAGCATCTGCCGCTGGCGACTTTGTGGCTGGTCTTCCTGCTTACCTTGTTGCTCACCGAGGTGCTTTCCAACAACGCCACGGCGGTGATGATGGTGCCGATCGTGGTGAAGCTGGCGCATGAACTGGGTGTGGACTCACGACCCTTCGTCATGGGAGTCACCGTGGCGGCGTCCACCGCCTTCGCGCTGCCGATGGGCTACCAGACTCACCTGATGGTCTATGGACCGGGGGGCTACCGTTTCTCGGACTTCCTGCGGGTGGGCATTCCGCTAAATATCATCTGCTGGGTCGTGGCCTGTCTGGTCATCCCGCTGGTGTGGCCCTTCCACTGA
- the ffh gene encoding signal recognition particle protein — protein sequence MFSNLADSLDKTFRNLRGVGKISESNITDALRDIRLALLEADVEFSVAKEFVAHVKEKAMGVDVLKSIKPGEQIVKIFHDEMAELLGGDQVPLDLSDPGYVLICGLNGAGKTTTAGKLALRLKREGRKPLLVACDLYRPAAIDQLAVLAKQVDVPVYTPEASETDVVKVAKDALEWAKTQNHNVIIFDTAGRQEVDERLIEELKRLHAFLQPKETLLVADSATGQQAVSVARHFDEAVGITGIILTKLDGDARGGAALSMRAVTGKPIKFAGEGEKLDQLFEFHPNRMADRILGMGDIVGMVEQVASKIDEKDAMKSIQRLAEGKFDFYDFLDQMKMLQKLGDMKGLLGLLPGFNKIKKQIPDAAFDPKRMKRTEAIVLSMTPDERRRPEIIKNSRRERIAKGSGVKLVEVNQLLKQFGEMRKMMRSPNKMKNMMKQMGGMPDMGKMPNFGKMPGGLGSLGGGGAGDLGNIDELMKKMKGKFPF from the coding sequence ATGTTCTCGAATCTCGCCGACTCCCTCGACAAGACCTTCCGCAATCTCCGCGGGGTCGGGAAAATCTCCGAGTCCAATATCACCGACGCCCTGCGCGACATCCGCCTGGCCCTCCTTGAGGCCGATGTGGAATTCAGCGTGGCGAAGGAATTCGTGGCTCACGTGAAGGAGAAGGCCATGGGCGTGGACGTGCTGAAGTCCATCAAGCCCGGTGAGCAGATCGTTAAGATCTTCCACGACGAAATGGCCGAGTTGCTCGGCGGCGATCAAGTGCCGCTTGATCTCTCGGATCCGGGCTATGTCCTCATCTGCGGCCTGAACGGCGCGGGAAAGACGACCACCGCGGGCAAGCTGGCCCTGCGCCTGAAGCGCGAAGGCCGCAAGCCCCTCCTCGTCGCCTGTGACCTTTACCGTCCCGCCGCCATCGATCAGCTCGCCGTGCTGGCGAAACAGGTGGATGTCCCCGTCTACACGCCCGAAGCTTCCGAGACCGATGTGGTGAAGGTGGCCAAGGACGCTCTCGAGTGGGCGAAGACGCAGAATCACAACGTCATCATCTTTGATACCGCCGGCCGCCAGGAGGTCGATGAGCGCCTGATCGAAGAGCTCAAGCGCCTGCATGCCTTCCTCCAGCCGAAGGAGACCCTGCTCGTGGCCGACTCCGCCACCGGTCAGCAAGCCGTTTCCGTGGCGCGCCACTTCGATGAAGCGGTGGGCATCACCGGCATCATCCTTACCAAGCTCGATGGCGATGCCCGTGGTGGCGCCGCGCTCTCGATGCGTGCCGTCACCGGCAAGCCGATCAAGTTCGCCGGTGAAGGCGAAAAGCTCGACCAGCTTTTCGAATTCCACCCGAACCGCATGGCCGACCGTATCCTCGGGATGGGCGACATCGTCGGAATGGTGGAACAAGTCGCTTCCAAGATCGACGAGAAGGACGCAATGAAGTCGATCCAGCGCCTCGCGGAGGGCAAGTTCGACTTCTATGACTTCCTCGATCAGATGAAGATGCTCCAGAAGCTGGGCGACATGAAGGGCCTGCTCGGCCTTCTTCCCGGCTTCAACAAGATCAAGAAGCAGATCCCGGATGCCGCCTTCGACCCGAAGCGAATGAAGCGCACCGAAGCGATCGTGCTGTCCATGACGCCCGATGAGCGCCGCCGTCCGGAAATCATCAAGAACTCCCGCCGCGAACGCATCGCGAAAGGCTCCGGCGTGAAGCTCGTGGAAGTGAACCAGCTGCTCAAGCAGTTCGGCGAGATGCGCAAGATGATGCGCTCCCCGAACAAGATGAAGAACATGATGAAGCAGATGGGCGGCATGCCGGACATGGGCAAGATGCCGAACTTCGGCAAGATGCCCGGCGGACTGGGCAGCCTCGGCGGTGGCGGTGCCGGAGATCTCGGCAACATCGACGAGCTGATGAAAAAGATGAAGGGTAAGTTCCCCTTCTGA
- a CDS encoding GNAT family N-acetyltransferase yields MTKNPPESPDGITAPIIFVEDHCTDEDRDVILRGLVDYNESQAPASKSRDIAVLARHEGKVVAGLTGHTYWNWLFVKWLWVAEDFRKQGLGQKLIAAAHQEARARGCQHAHLDTFDFQALPFYESLGYVVFGKLEDCPPGHTRFFLQKRDFDREA; encoded by the coding sequence ATGACTAAGAATCCGCCAGAATCGCCCGACGGGATTACAGCCCCAATCATCTTCGTCGAAGATCATTGCACGGACGAAGACCGTGACGTGATCCTGCGCGGCCTCGTCGACTACAACGAGAGCCAAGCCCCCGCCTCCAAGTCTCGCGACATCGCCGTTCTGGCTCGGCACGAGGGAAAGGTGGTCGCCGGCCTCACCGGACATACCTACTGGAACTGGCTCTTCGTAAAATGGCTCTGGGTCGCGGAAGACTTCCGGAAACAAGGGCTCGGCCAGAAGTTGATCGCAGCCGCCCATCAGGAAGCCCGCGCACGCGGCTGCCAGCATGCCCACCTTGATACCTTCGACTTCCAAGCGCTTCCATTCTACGAGTCGCTCGGCTATGTCGTCTTCGGAAAACTCGAAGACTGCCCACCCGGACACACCCGCTTCTTTCTGCAGAAACGGGATTTCGACCGCGAAGCATAA
- a CDS encoding polysaccharide deacetylase family protein: MKLALLLALLLPLTASAQVTPPAPAPTPAPKPATPTPATAPEGTAVPETAPIPAPAPAEPAAPVIPDDGVRVAVLGYHDFSETATETEMIIRTSKFRKQMEAIKNAGLPVIRMEDFQAWKRGEKEIQDKSIVITIDDGWKAVYTDAYPILKEFGYPFTLFLYKNYIDGGGKALTSAMVEEMQKNGASIGSHSVSHSYPGSYRRKGAAAYEKFLRKEFGESKTFLDEKFKARVTTYAYPGGIHTAEMDPISKELGYEHLFTVLPGKIRRSNDDHTLPRYIILGTHDRIFELATGFNDVAGGSTATAGSTAIAPQTTPHPVNPEPGSMIDSRLPLISADLSAVADINPATLSMKVGGFGEVPAVYDSNAKSYSWQVNRRLRSPVCQVAVSWLDSKGKPPEVPLRWSFRIDPEAAYLPEE; encoded by the coding sequence ATGAAGCTCGCTCTCCTGCTTGCCTTGCTCCTGCCGCTGACCGCGTCCGCGCAGGTAACCCCGCCTGCGCCAGCTCCCACACCTGCCCCGAAGCCCGCAACACCAACTCCGGCAACTGCCCCGGAGGGAACCGCGGTGCCTGAAACGGCCCCGATCCCCGCTCCTGCACCAGCCGAGCCCGCGGCCCCGGTCATCCCGGACGATGGCGTGCGCGTGGCCGTGCTCGGCTACCACGACTTCTCGGAGACCGCCACGGAGACCGAAATGATTATCCGGACCTCGAAGTTCCGGAAGCAGATGGAGGCGATCAAGAATGCCGGGCTTCCCGTGATCCGGATGGAGGACTTCCAAGCTTGGAAACGCGGGGAAAAGGAAATTCAGGACAAGAGCATCGTCATCACCATCGATGACGGCTGGAAGGCGGTTTACACGGACGCCTACCCGATCCTGAAGGAGTTCGGCTATCCTTTCACCCTCTTCCTCTACAAGAACTACATCGACGGCGGCGGGAAGGCCCTGACCTCCGCCATGGTCGAAGAGATGCAGAAGAACGGAGCCAGCATCGGCAGCCACTCCGTCAGCCACTCCTATCCGGGCAGCTATCGCCGGAAGGGTGCCGCCGCGTATGAGAAGTTCCTGCGCAAGGAATTCGGCGAGTCGAAGACCTTCCTCGATGAGAAATTCAAGGCCCGGGTCACGACCTACGCCTACCCGGGTGGCATCCACACCGCCGAGATGGACCCCATCTCCAAGGAACTGGGCTACGAGCACCTTTTCACCGTGCTGCCGGGCAAAATCCGCCGCTCGAACGACGACCACACGCTGCCCCGCTACATCATCCTCGGCACCCACGACCGGATTTTCGAGCTGGCTACCGGCTTCAATGACGTCGCGGGCGGCAGCACTGCCACCGCGGGCAGCACGGCGATCGCCCCGCAGACCACCCCGCACCCTGTCAATCCCGAACCGGGCAGCATGATCGATAGCCGCCTGCCGCTGATCAGCGCGGACCTTTCCGCCGTAGCAGATATCAATCCCGCCACCCTCTCCATGAAAGTCGGCGGATTCGGCGAGGTTCCTGCGGTTTACGACTCGAATGCGAAGTCCTACTCGTGGCAAGTCAACCGCCGCCTCCGCTCCCCGGTTTGTCAGGTCGCGGTGTCATGGCTGGACAGCAAGGGCAAACCACCCGAAGTTCCGCTGCGCTGGTCCTTCCGCATCGACCCGGAAGCCGCCTACTTGCCTGAGGAATAA